The Microterricola viridarii nucleotide sequence CCCTTATTTCGCGCAGATGTAGCGGTTCAACCTTAGCGCGGACGCACAACCACAAGAAGATCGCCGGCATCCACCTGCTGCGTCTTGGGGATCGCGAGACGCTCGATCACTCCCGCGACGGGCGAGGTGATGGCCGCTTCCATCTTCATGGCCTCGATCGAGGCGACCGTCTGCCCGGCCTCGACCTCGGCCCCCGCCTCGAGCTGCAGAGTGACGACGCCGGAGAACGGCGCGGCGATCTGGCCGGGCTGGGAGGTGTCGGCCTTCTCGGCCGACTTGGCCTCGACGGTGATGCTGCGGTCGCGCACGAAGACGGGGCGCAGCTGGCCGTTGAGGATGGTCATGACGGTGCGCATGCCCTTGTCGTCGGCCTCGCCGATGGCCTCGAGGCCGGCGTAGAGACGCACGCCCTTCGAGATCTCGACGACGTGCTCGCCGCCGGCGCGCAGGCCGTACAGGTAGTCCAGCGTGTCGACACTGGAGAGGTCGCCGAACAGCTCGCGGATCTGCTCGAACTGGCGCGTCGGCGCCGGGAACAGCAGGCGGTTCAGGGTCGAGCGGCGGGTGTCGCTGTCGCCGGCGAGGCCGTCGCGGTCCTCCTGGCTGATCTCGGTGACGCCGATGCGGACGTTGCGCCCGGCCAGCACCTTGCTGCGGAAGGGCTCCGGCCAGCCGCCGGGCAGCTCGCCCAGCTCGCCGGCCATGAAGCCGATGACCGAGTCCGGCACGTCGTACTTCTCCGGGTTCGCGGCGAAGTCGGCCGGGTCGGCACGCACCGCGGCCAGGGCCAGGGCCAGGTCGCCGACGACCTTCGACGACGGGGTGACCTTGGGCACGCGGCCGAGGATCGAGTTGGCGGCGGCGTACATGTCCTCGATGAGCTCGAAGTCGTCGGCCAGGCCGAGTGCGATCGCCTGCTGGCGCAGGTTGGAGAGCTGACCGCCGGGGATCTCGTGCTTGTAGACGCGGCCGGTCGGCCCGGCCAGGCCGGACTCGAACGGGCGGTAGACCTGGCGCACGGCCTCCCAGTACGGCTCGAGGCTCGACACGGCGTCGAGGGAGATGTTCGTGTCGCGCTCGGTGTGCGCGAGGGCGGCCACGAGCGAGGAGGCGGAGGGCTGGCTGGTGGTGCCGGCCATCGGGGCGGATGCCACGTCGACGGCGTCCGCGCCGGCGCGGGCCGCGGCGAGCAGCGTCGCGAGCTGGCCGCCCGGGGTGTCGTGGGTGTGCACGTGCACGGGCAGGTCGAAGCGCTCGCGCAGGGCGCCGACGAGCTTCTCGGCGGCGGAGGGGCGCAGCAGGCCGGCCATGTCCTTGATGGCGAGGATGTGCGCGCCGGAGTCGACGATCTGCTCGGCCAGGCGCAGGTAGTAGTCCAGCGTGTACAGCTCTTCGGCCGGGTCGAGCAGGTCGCCGGTGTAGCAGAGGGCGACCTCGGCGACGGTGCTGCCGGTGGCGAGCACCGAGTCGATGGCCGGGCGCATCTGCGAGACGTCGTTCAGGGCGTCGAAGATGCGGAAGATGTCGACGCCGGTCGCGGCGGCCTCACGCACGAAGGCGTCGGTCACCTCGGTCGGGTACGGCGTGTAGCCGACCGTGTTGCGGCCGCGCAGCAGCATCTGGATGTTGATGTTCGGCAGGGCCTCGCGGAGGGCGGCCAGGCGCTCCCAGGGGTCCTCGCCGAGGAAGCGCAGCGCGACGTCGTAGGTGGCGCCGCCCCAGGCCTCGACCGAGAGCAGCTCGGGGGTCAGGTGCGAGACGTAGGGCGCGACGGCCACCAGGTCGCGGGTGCGCACGCGGGTCGCCAGCAGCGACTGGTGGGCGTCGCGGAAGGTGGTGTCGGTGACGGCGAGGGCCGTCTGCGCGCGCAGGGCCGCGGCGAAGCCGACCGGGCCGAGCTCCAGCAGCCGCTGCCGGGATCCGGCCGGCGCCGGGGCGCTGAGGTCGATCTTCGGCAGCTTGTCCGTCGGGTGCACCAGGGAGACCGGCTTGCCGTTGGGCTGGTTGACGGTGACATCCGCCAGCCAGTTGAGGATCTTGGTTCCGCGGTCCTTGGAGACGCGGCCGCGCACCAGCTGCGGGCGCTCGTCGATGAAGGAGGTGCTCAGGTCGCCGGCGGCGAAGGACGGGTCCTCGAGCACGGCCTGCAGGAAGGAGATGTTGGTGGAGACGCCGCGGATGCGGAACTCGGCCAGCGCGCGCTTGGAGCGGGCGACGGCGGCCTCGAAGTCGCGGCCGCGGCAGGTGAGCTTGGCCAACATCGAGTCGAAGTGCGGGCTGATCTGGGCGCCCGGGTTGATGGTTCCGCCGTCGAGGCGGATGCCGGCACCGCCCGGCGAGCGGTAGGTGGTGATCTTGCCGGTGTCCGGGCGGAAGCCGGCCGTCGGGTCCTCGGTGGTGATGCGGCACTGCAGTGCGGCGCCGCGGAGCTTGATGTCCTTCTGCTCGAGCCCCAGCTCGGCCAGGGTCTCCCCCGCCGCGATGCGGATCTGCGCCTGCACGAGGTCGACGTCCGTCACCTCTTCCGTGACGGTGTGCTCGACCTGGATGCGCGGGTTCATCTCGATGAAGACGTGCTGGCCGGCGCGCTCGCCCGCGGTGTCGAGCAGGAACTCGACCGTGCCGGCGTTGACGTAGTTGATCGACTTGGCGAAGGCGATGGCGTCGGCGTAGAGCTCGGCGCGCTTCTCGTCGCTGAGGTTCGGCGCCGGGGCGATCTCGACGACCTTCTGGTGGCGGCGCTGCACGGAGCAGTCGCGCTCGAACAGGTGGACGGTGCCGCCCTGGCTGTCGGCGAGGATCTGCACCTCGATGTGGCGGGGGCGCAGCACCGCCTGCTCGAGGAACATGGTGGCGTCGCCGAAGGCGCTGTCTGCCTCGCGCATGGCCTCTTCGAGGGCGCCGCGCAGCTCGTCCTTGGTGTTGACGCGGCGCATGCCGCGCCCGCCGCCGCCGGCGACGGCCTTGGCGAAGATGGGGAAGCCGATCTCGTCCGACTGGGAGATGAGCAGCTCGACGTCGCGCGAGGGCGGCGTGGACTTCAGCACGGGCACGCCGGCGGCGATGGCGTGCTCCTTGGCGGTGACCTTGTTGCCGGCCATCTCCAGGACTTCCTTGTGCGGGCCGATGAACGTGATGCCGTTGGCGTGGGCGGCCTCGGCCAGTTCCGGGTTCTCGGAGAGGAAGCCGTAGCCGGGGTAGATGGCGTCGGCGCCGCTGTCGAGAGCGACCCGGATGATCTCGTTGACGTCGAGGTAGGCGCGCACCGGGTGACCCGGCTCACCGATCTGGTAGGCCTCGTCGGCCTTCAGGCGGTGCAGCGAGTTGCGGTCCTCATAGGGGAACACCGCGACGGTCTTCGCCCCGAGCTCGACTGCAGCGCGAAATGCGCGAATGGCGATTTCGCCTCGATTGGCAACAAGGATCTTCTGGAACATGCAAGCCTTTCAAACGCCCCGGGCATTCAGCCGACGGTTAGGTTCTCTAAGACTAGTGAAGGTAACGTGTCTTCTTGTGCACGTTCTCTCCGTCAGCTCCCTCAAGGGAGGCGTCGGCAAGACCACAGTGACTCTGGGTCTTGCATCGGCGGCCTTCGCGCGCGGCATCCGAACCCTCGTGGTGGATTTGGACCCACAATCCGACGTGTCGACAGGCATGGATATCCAGCTCGCGGGCCACCTCAATGTCGCCGATGTGCTCGCCGCGCCCAAAGAAAAGGTCGTTCGCTCGGCCATCGCGCCCTCCGGCTGGACCAAGGGGCGCGCCGGCAGCGTGATCGACGTGATGATCGGCAGCCCGTCCGCCATCAACTTCGACGGCCCGCACCCGAGCATCCGTGACATCTGGAAGCTCGAAGAAGCACTGGCGAATGTTGAGAAAGATTACGAACTCGTCCTCATCGACTGCGCGCCGTCGCTGAACGCGCTCACCCGCACCGCCTGGGCGGCCAGCGACCGCGTCGCCGTGGTCACCGAGCCCGGCCTGTTCTCGGTCGCCGCCGCCGACCGCGCGCTGCGCGCGATCGAGGAGATCCGCCGCGGGCTGTCGCCGCGCCTGCAGCCGCTCGGCATCATCGTGAACCGCGCCCGCACCGCCTCGCTGGAGCACCAGTTCCGCATCAAGGAGCTGCGCGACATGTTCGGCCCGCTGGTGCTCAGCCCCCAGCTGCCCGAGCGCACCTCGCTGCAGCAGGCACAGGGCGCGGCCCAGCCGCTGCACATCTGGCCGGGCGACAGCGCCCAGGAGATGGCGCGCTACTTCGACCAGCTGCTGGACAGGGTGCTGCGCACCGCGAAGATCGAGAAGTACGCGGAGACGCCGGGCGCCTAGCCCCGGTGCGCCCGCGCCGTCAGCCGTTCAGCGGACGCGACGGCCGACGCGCCGTGGAAACGTGCCGAAATACGCCTTTTCGCGGTCCGCATCCGCTGACCGGCAGGCGGCGCCCGGTTCCGACAGGCTCAACCAGCGGATGCAGGCTCAGCCAGCGGCGGCGTCCAGCGTGAGGCTTCCGCTGATCGAGTGGGCCGTCTGCGGCCGTGTCGAGGTCCGGTTAGGAGATCTTCTTGCGGGTGGCGCGGCGAGCGGCGAGCTCGTCGCCGGCATCCGTCTGCACGTTGAGCTCGACCAGGCTGGTCTCCACCTCGCGCAGCACCTTGCCGACGGCGATGCCGAAGACGCCCTGCCCGCGGCTGACCAGGTCGATGACCTCGTCGTCGGAGGTGCAGAGGTAGACGCTGGCGCCGTCGCTCATCAGGGTGGTCTGGGCGAGGTCGCTGACCCCGCTCTCGCGCAGCTGGTTGACGGCCGTGCGGATCTGCTGGAGCGAGATGCCGGTGTCGAGCAGGCGCTTGACGAGCTTGAGGACGAGGATGTCGCGGAAGCCGTAAAGCCGTTGCGAACCGGAGCCGGCGGCCCCGCGCACGGTGGGCTCGACGAGCTCGGTGCGGGCCCAGTAGTCCAGCTGGCGGTAGGTGATGCCGGCCGCACGGGCCGCCACGGCGCCGCGGTAACCGGCGGAGTCGTCGAGTTCGGGCAGGCCGTCGGTGAAGAGCAGACCGAGGTCGTAGCGGTCGTGCTCGCTTCGACTGAGTTCACTCATGCGATTGCCTCTCAAACGGTGCAGGGCGTCGTTCGCCCCACACGTGCAACGCTATCGACAGCGAGGCCCCCCGGCAACGACATCCGCGCAATGGATTCGGCGTGTCGCCTGGTCACGATGTCAGGCGGCCGAGCGCCGAGCGGATCAGGCTGCTGCGCACCACCGCGAGCTGCCCGGCGATGTCGTGCGCGCGCTCCGCGGCCTGTGCCCTGCTGGAGGAGTCCCGGCGCCGCGCGAGCGGTGCGAGGGCCGATTCGATGAGGCCGAGCTCGCGCTCCGCTGCCCCGCGGAAGCCGCGGAGGTGGCGTGGCTCGATGCCGGATCGCTGCAGTTCGACGAGGGCGCACACCACGTTGAGGGTGTCGTCGGTGTAGACCTCGGAGGGCGAGACGAGCGAGGCGGAGATGGCGTCGTCGAGCAGCGCGGCGGAGGCACCGGATTCGCGCAGCAGCTCGTCGCGGCTGTACCGGCGCACGGCGGAGAGCATGGACGGACCGGAGACGACCCCAGGCAGGGCGGGCTCGCGCCCGGCGTCCAGCTCGTCTAGGTAGGTGCGGATCACCTTGAGCGGCAGGTACTGGTCGCGCTGCATCGACAAGATCAGCCGCAGCCGGTCCACGTCGGCGGCGCAGAACTTGCGGTAGCCGGAATCGGTGCGCGCCGGCGTGACCAGCCCCTGCTCCTCCAGGAAGCGAAGCTTGGAGGGGGTGAGGTCGGGAAACTCCGGGTTCAGCCTGGCCAACACCTGCCCGATGCTCAGCATCGGGGCCGGCCCGGCGCTGCGAGCCCTGGCCGTGGAGGCGGGCACTACTCGCTCGCCGTTTGTGCCAGGTCGCGCCGGGAGGCGTAGAAGGTGAGGCGGAACTTGCCCACCTGGACTTCTGCGCCATCGCTGAGGAGTGCGGTTTCGATGCGCACGCCGTCGAAGTAGGTGCCGTTCAGCGAGCCGAGGTCCTTGACCTCGAATGCGGTGCCGTGGCGCAGGAACTCGGCGTGCCGGCGCGAGACGGTGACGTCATCGAGGAAGATGTCGGCATCCGGGTGGCGGCCGGCGCTCGTGACGTCGCCGTCCAGGAGGAATCTGGCCCCTGTATTGGGGCCACGGCGAACGATCAGAATCGCAGATCCGGAGGGCAGCGCAGAGATCGCATCCGCCTCTTCCTCGCTGATATCGCCGTCGATCGACACAAGCTGCGCGGCCAGTTCGCGGCTGAAAGCCAGCGTCGTGTCCACCAGTTTCGGGTGCGCTTGTGTGTGGTCCAACGGCGCAGCACCCTCGTTGTTCGAGTTCTTCTGCTCGGAATCGCCCACGGTAACCTCCCCTAGGGTTCCAGCGTATCGGATTGGCGGGGCAGGGATGCGCGGGCAAGCCGAATCGCGCGCACAGTTTCGATCAGGTAGATGGCGCCGGCCCACCAATACAGGAACGCCCCCCAGAGCGTGATCGCCCAGGCGATGGGCTGGCTGAACACGGCGATCGCCGGCACGGCCAGCCCCAGCATGATCAGCGGCAGCCCGAGGAAGAGGGCGAAGGTGGCCACCTTGCCGAGCTGGTGCACCGGGAGCGGGCCGTAGCCGTAGTTGGCCAGGATGACGCCGAGCACCAGGAGGAAGACGTCCCGACCCACGATGAGACCGACGATCCACCACGGCACGAGGTCGCGCCAGGCCAGCCCAATGATCGCGGCGAAGATGTAGAGCCGGTCGGCAGCCGGGTCGAGCAGCTGGCCGAGCCTGCTCATCTGGTTGAACCGACGGGCGATGTAGCCGTCGAGGAAGTCACTGACGCTGGAGATGACGAGCACGATGAGGGCCGCGGCATCCTGTCCCTGCACCAGGAAGGCGAGGAAGACGGGCACCAGCAGGAGCCGGGAGAAGCTGAGCAGGTTGGGCACCGTGAGCACCCGGTCGCTCACCTGCGCCTGCCCGGTCTCGTTCCCGCTCACGGTGTCGAGTCTAGCCAGCGGCCGTGCCGGGGAGGCGGAGGCGCAGGCTCGGCCAGCTCGCGGCGAAGCCCGGGTGCAGGGCGCGCTCCGCGACCAGCTCCGGCCGCACCCATTCCAGCGCGATGCTCTCCGGGTCGCTGATGACCGCCTCGAACGGCGTCACCACCTCGGCGATCACGGTGGTGTAGCTCCACACGCCGCGATCCAGCACGGAGGTCCCGAGAACTCGCACGGCGGTGGCCGGAACGCCGGCCTCCTCGTTGGCCTCGCGTAGGGCGGCATCCGCCGCGCTCTCACCCTCGTGCCTGGCGCCGCCCGGCAGCCCCCAGGTGCCGCCGTGGTGGCTCCACTCCGCGCGGTGCTGCAACAGCACGCCCCGGCGCGCGTCGGCGACCAGCAGGCCGGCCGCCCCGTAGCGGCCCCAGAACTTGCTGCCGTCCGGGCCGAACACCCAGGCGTCGCCGTTGTCGCGCGGTGCGGATGCCGGCGGGAATGGGTTCAGGGTCATGGTGCCTCCATGCCAAGGCTACGCTCCCGCGGCCCCAAGGCAGGGCACAGGGCTCCCCCGGCCCCGTGCCAGGGCACGCGGCTCCCCTAGTCTGGAGAGATGGCACAGGAAGGCACGGCACGCGTCGACAGTTGGCTCTGGGCCGTGAGGCTGTTCAAGACGCGCTCCGCGGCGACCGCGGCCTCCCGGGCCGGCCATGTGCGCATCAACGGCGAGCGGGTCAAGGCGGCGCAGGGCGTGCGGATCGGTGACGAGGTGCGCATTCGGATCTCCGGCTTCGACCGGATCGTCGAGGTGCGCCGCCTGGTGGTCAAGCGCGTCGGGGCGGACATCGCCGCCGAGTGCCTCATCGACAAGACGCCTCCGCCGCCCCCGAAGTCGGAGATGGCCCTGCTTCCGGTGCGCGACAGGGGCGCCGGGCGACCGACGAAGCGCGACCGCCGCGAGATCGAGAAACTGCGCGGGAACCGCGATCAGGACGAGGAAAGAGAATAGTCCTCATCACATGTCGATATCGGCATGCAGGCGGACGTAAAGTTCAGCTATGGCTACCCACGGCAGCGAACCTATCTATTCCAGCGCGGTCGCGGTGGGGCGCTCGGTCTTCGGCCTCCTGCGCCTCCAGCGCAAGGTCACCGGCATCGAGCACGTGCCGAACGAGGGTGGCGCGATCCTGGCGATCACGCACTTCGGCTATCTGGACTTCGCCCTGACCGAGTGGGTCATCTGGTGCCACAATCGGCGCAAGGTGCGCTTCATGGCCAAGGAGAGCGTCTTCGCCAAGCCCGTGCTGGGCTTCCTGCTGCGCGGGATGCGCCACATCCCGGTGAACATGAAGGCCGGCGCCGCCGCCTTCGACTCCGCCGTCACCGCGCTCAAGGCCGGCGAGCTCCTCGGTGTCTTCCCCGAGGCCGGCGTGAACGCGTCGTTCACGGTGCGCGATCTGAAGACCGGCGCCGTGCGGCTCGCGGCCCAGGCCGGGGTGCCGATCATCCCCGTCGCCGTGTGGGGCGGGCACCGCGTGCTGACCAAGAACCACAAGCCGACGCTGCGGGACGCCTACAAGACGCTCGTCAGCGTGACCTTCGGCCCGCCCATCACGATCGGCCCCACCGCCGACCCCGTCGAGCTCACCCACGCCCTGCACGCGGAACTGCAGACGATGGTGGACACGCTGCAGAGCGAGTACCCGGTGGACGGCACCGGCCAGTGGTGGCAGCCCCGCCACCTGAGCGGCACCGCGCCGACCCCCGAGGAGGCCGCGGCGGCGGATGCGGAGCGGAAGCTCCGGCGCGAGGCCGAGGCGGCCGAGCGGGCGCGGAAGACCCCGTAACCCGCCCGCCGGGCCCGGGGCCCTGCCCCGCGCGTCAGACGGCCGCGCGTGCCGGCAACACCCGCGGGTGGCTCTCGGCCATCACCTCGAGCACCCGGACCACCTGGCAGCTGTAGCCGAACTCGTTGTCGTACCAGACGTAGAGGATCAGGTTGTTGTCGGTGGCGATGGTGGCCAGGCCGTCGACGATGCCGGCGCGGTGTGAGCCGACGAAGTCACTCGAGACGATGTCCGGCGAGTCGACGAAGTCGATCTGCTGGCGCAGTGTCGAGTTGAGCGAGAGTTCGCGCAGGTAGGCGTTGACCTCCTCGCGGTTGGGCGTCTTCTCCAACCGCAGGTTGAGGATCGCCAGCGACACGTTCGGGGTGGGCACCCGGATGGCGCTGCCGGTGAGCTTGCCGGCGAGCTCGGGCAGCGCCTTGGCGACGGCCTTGGCCGCACCGGTCTCGGTGATCACCATGTTCAGCGCCGCCGAACGCCCGCGGCGGTCGCCCGAGTGGAAGTTGTCGATCAGGTTCTGGTCGTTGGTGAAAGAGTGCACCGTCTCGACGTGGCCGTGCACGACGCCGTAGCGCTCGTTGATGGCCTTCAGAACGGGCGTGATGGCGTTGGTGGTGCAGGACGCCGCGGAGAGGATCGTGTCCGACGCCTCGATCGCGTCGTGGTTGATGCCGTGCACGATGTTCTTGAGCGCGCCCTTGCCGGGTGCGGTGAGCAGCACGCGGGTGACGCCGGGGCAGGCGAGGTGCTGGCCGAGGCCCTCCGCGTCGCGCCAGCGTCCCGTGTTGTCGACGACGATGGCGTCG carries:
- a CDS encoding pyruvate carboxylase is translated as MFQKILVANRGEIAIRAFRAAVELGAKTVAVFPYEDRNSLHRLKADEAYQIGEPGHPVRAYLDVNEIIRVALDSGADAIYPGYGFLSENPELAEAAHANGITFIGPHKEVLEMAGNKVTAKEHAIAAGVPVLKSTPPSRDVELLISQSDEIGFPIFAKAVAGGGGRGMRRVNTKDELRGALEEAMREADSAFGDATMFLEQAVLRPRHIEVQILADSQGGTVHLFERDCSVQRRHQKVVEIAPAPNLSDEKRAELYADAIAFAKSINYVNAGTVEFLLDTAGERAGQHVFIEMNPRIQVEHTVTEEVTDVDLVQAQIRIAAGETLAELGLEQKDIKLRGAALQCRITTEDPTAGFRPDTGKITTYRSPGGAGIRLDGGTINPGAQISPHFDSMLAKLTCRGRDFEAAVARSKRALAEFRIRGVSTNISFLQAVLEDPSFAAGDLSTSFIDERPQLVRGRVSKDRGTKILNWLADVTVNQPNGKPVSLVHPTDKLPKIDLSAPAPAGSRQRLLELGPVGFAAALRAQTALAVTDTTFRDAHQSLLATRVRTRDLVAVAPYVSHLTPELLSVEAWGGATYDVALRFLGEDPWERLAALREALPNINIQMLLRGRNTVGYTPYPTEVTDAFVREAAATGVDIFRIFDALNDVSQMRPAIDSVLATGSTVAEVALCYTGDLLDPAEELYTLDYYLRLAEQIVDSGAHILAIKDMAGLLRPSAAEKLVGALRERFDLPVHVHTHDTPGGQLATLLAAARAGADAVDVASAPMAGTTSQPSASSLVAALAHTERDTNISLDAVSSLEPYWEAVRQVYRPFESGLAGPTGRVYKHEIPGGQLSNLRQQAIALGLADDFELIEDMYAAANSILGRVPKVTPSSKVVGDLALALAAVRADPADFAANPEKYDVPDSVIGFMAGELGELPGGWPEPFRSKVLAGRNVRIGVTEISQEDRDGLAGDSDTRRSTLNRLLFPAPTRQFEQIRELFGDLSSVDTLDYLYGLRAGGEHVVEISKGVRLYAGLEAIGEADDKGMRTVMTILNGQLRPVFVRDRSITVEAKSAEKADTSQPGQIAAPFSGVVTLQLEAGAEVEAGQTVASIEAMKMEAAITSPVAGVIERLAIPKTQQVDAGDLLVVVRPR
- a CDS encoding ParA family protein, which produces MHVLSVSSLKGGVGKTTVTLGLASAAFARGIRTLVVDLDPQSDVSTGMDIQLAGHLNVADVLAAPKEKVVRSAIAPSGWTKGRAGSVIDVMIGSPSAINFDGPHPSIRDIWKLEEALANVEKDYELVLIDCAPSLNALTRTAWAASDRVAVVTEPGLFSVAAADRALRAIEEIRRGLSPRLQPLGIIVNRARTASLEHQFRIKELRDMFGPLVLSPQLPERTSLQQAQGAAQPLHIWPGDSAQEMARYFDQLLDRVLRTAKIEKYAETPGA
- a CDS encoding MerR family transcriptional regulator; the encoded protein is MSELSRSEHDRYDLGLLFTDGLPELDDSAGYRGAVAARAAGITYRQLDYWARTELVEPTVRGAAGSGSQRLYGFRDILVLKLVKRLLDTGISLQQIRTAVNQLRESGVSDLAQTTLMSDGASVYLCTSDDEVIDLVSRGQGVFGIAVGKVLREVETSLVELNVQTDAGDELAARRATRKKIS
- the ftsR gene encoding transcriptional regulator FtsR, with translation MPASTARARSAGPAPMLSIGQVLARLNPEFPDLTPSKLRFLEEQGLVTPARTDSGYRKFCAADVDRLRLILSMQRDQYLPLKVIRTYLDELDAGREPALPGVVSGPSMLSAVRRYSRDELLRESGASAALLDDAISASLVSPSEVYTDDTLNVVCALVELQRSGIEPRHLRGFRGAAERELGLIESALAPLARRRDSSSRAQAAERAHDIAGQLAVVRSSLIRSALGRLTS
- a CDS encoding FHA domain-containing protein, which produces MDHTQAHPKLVDTTLAFSRELAAQLVSIDGDISEEEADAISALPSGSAILIVRRGPNTGARFLLDGDVTSAGRHPDADIFLDDVTVSRRHAEFLRHGTAFEVKDLGSLNGTYFDGVRIETALLSDGAEVQVGKFRLTFYASRRDLAQTASE
- a CDS encoding CDP-alcohol phosphatidyltransferase family protein — translated: MSGNETGQAQVSDRVLTVPNLLSFSRLLLVPVFLAFLVQGQDAAALIVLVISSVSDFLDGYIARRFNQMSRLGQLLDPAADRLYIFAAIIGLAWRDLVPWWIVGLIVGRDVFLLVLGVILANYGYGPLPVHQLGKVATFALFLGLPLIMLGLAVPAIAVFSQPIAWAITLWGAFLYWWAGAIYLIETVRAIRLARASLPRQSDTLEP
- a CDS encoding NUDIX hydrolase, whose translation is MTLNPFPPASAPRDNGDAWVFGPDGSKFWGRYGAAGLLVADARRGVLLQHRAEWSHHGGTWGLPGGARHEGESAADAALREANEEAGVPATAVRVLGTSVLDRGVWSYTTVIAEVVTPFEAVISDPESIALEWVRPELVAERALHPGFAASWPSLRLRLPGTAAG
- a CDS encoding RNA-binding S4 domain-containing protein, whose translation is MAQEGTARVDSWLWAVRLFKTRSAATAASRAGHVRINGERVKAAQGVRIGDEVRIRISGFDRIVEVRRLVVKRVGADIAAECLIDKTPPPPPKSEMALLPVRDRGAGRPTKRDRREIEKLRGNRDQDEERE
- a CDS encoding lysophospholipid acyltransferase family protein, with amino-acid sequence MATHGSEPIYSSAVAVGRSVFGLLRLQRKVTGIEHVPNEGGAILAITHFGYLDFALTEWVIWCHNRRKVRFMAKESVFAKPVLGFLLRGMRHIPVNMKAGAAAFDSAVTALKAGELLGVFPEAGVNASFTVRDLKTGAVRLAAQAGVPIIPVAVWGGHRVLTKNHKPTLRDAYKTLVSVTFGPPITIGPTADPVELTHALHAELQTMVDTLQSEYPVDGTGQWWQPRHLSGTAPTPEEAAAADAERKLRREAEAAERARKTP
- a CDS encoding glyceraldehyde-3-phosphate dehydrogenase; the encoded protein is MTQHFTDHRTLWISREERAESMIPIIGSLYRDHGVVTSVHGRRLLNRSAIGILKAHKFAKQVDDTELDLDDTLRVLEALRALRPGPASIDIARLVSGYAERGAGQELADFVREEISPVLPAEGAAPTGGTDVVLYGFGRIGRLLARILIAHGGHGDGLQLRAIVVRKGSANDLIKRASLLRRDSVHGAFDGTISVDEENNTILANGTLIQVIYSNDPASIDYTAYGIHDAIVVDNTGRWRDAEGLGQHLACPGVTRVLLTAPGKGALKNIVHGINHDAIEASDTILSAASCTTNAITPVLKAINERYGVVHGHVETVHSFTNDQNLIDNFHSGDRRGRSAALNMVITETGAAKAVAKALPELAGKLTGSAIRVPTPNVSLAILNLRLEKTPNREEVNAYLRELSLNSTLRQQIDFVDSPDIVSSDFVGSHRAGIVDGLATIATDNNLILYVWYDNEFGYSCQVVRVLEVMAESHPRVLPARAAV